In the genome of Streptomyces sp. SLBN-118, the window TCTTCCCCGGCAACGAGGAGATCGAGCGCAAGGTCCTCAACGCCACCCGCTGGAACGCCGCGGTGATGGTCTCCCGCGCGCAGCGCCCGGGTATCGGCGTCGGCGGCCACATCGCCACCTTCGCCTCCTCCGCCTCCCTCTACGACGTGGGCTTCAACCACTTCTTCCGCGGCAAGGACCAGGGCGACGGCGGCGACCAGATCTTCTTCCAGGGGCACGCGTCCCCCGGTATCTACGCCCGCGCCTTCATGCTCGACCGGCTCAGCGAGGGGAACCTCGACGCCTTCCGCCAGGAGAAGTCCAAGGCCCCCGACGGCCTGTCCAGCTACCCGCACCCGCGGCTGATGCCGGACTTCTGGGAGTTCCCGACCGTCTCGATGGGCCTCGGCCCCATCGGCGCGATCTTCCAGGCACGGATGAACCGCTACATGGAGGCGCGCGGTATTGCCGACACCTCCAGGTCGCATGTCTGGGCCTTCCTCGGCGACGGCGAGATGGACGAGCCCGAGTCGCTGGGCCAGCTCTCCATCGCCGCCCGCGAGGGCCTGGACAATCTGACCTTCGTCGTCAACTGCAACCTGCAGCGTCTCGACGGGCCTGTGCGTGGCAACGGCAAGATCATCCAGGAGCTGGAGTCCCAGTTCCGAGGCGCCGGCTGGAACGTCATCAAGCTCGTCTGGGACCGCTCCTGGGACCCGCTGCTCGCGCAGGACCGCGACGGCGTGCTGGTCAACAAGCTGAACACCACCCCTGACGGCCAGTTCCAGACGTACGCCACCGAGACCGGCGCGTACATCCGCCAGCACTTCTTCGGCGAGGACCACCGGCTGCGCGCCATGGTCGAGAACATGACCGACGACCAGATCCTGCACCTGGGACGCGGCGGCCACGACCACAAGAAGGTCTATGCGGCGTATGCGGCGGCCAAGGCCCACGCGGGCCAGCCGACCGTGATCCTCGCCCAGACGGTCAAGGGCTGGACCCTCGGCCCGAACTTCGAGGGCCGCAACGCGACGCACCAGATGAAGAAGCTGACGGTCGACGACCTCAAGCGCTTCCGCGACCGTCTGCACATCCCGATCACGGACCAGCAGCTGGAGAGCGGCGCGCCGCCGTACTACCACCCGGGCCGCGACTCGGAGGAGATCCAGTACATGCACGACCGCCGCAAGGCGCTGGGCGGGTACGTCCCGACCCGTGTCGTGCGGTCCCAGCCGCTGGTCCTGCCCGAGAGCAAGACGTACGCCCCGGTCAAGAAGGGATCCGGCCAGCAGTCGATCGCCACCACCATGGCGTTCGTACGGCTGCTCAAGGACCTGATGCGGGACAAGGAGATCGGCAAGCGCTTCGTGCTGATCGCGCCCGACGAGTACCGCACGTTCGGAATGGACTCGTTCTTCCCGAGCGCCAAGATCTACAACCCGCTGGGGCAGCAGTACGAAGCCGTGGACCGTGAGCTGCTGCTCGCGTACAAGGAGTCGCCGACCGGCCAGATGCTGCACGACGGCATCTCCGAGGCGGGCTGCACGGCCTCACTGATCGCCGCCGGTTCGGCGTACGCCACGCACGGCGAGCCGCTGATCCCGGTGTACGTCTTCTACTCGATGTTCGGCTTCCAGCGCACCGGCGACCAGTTCTGGCAGATGGCCGACCAGCTCGCGCGCGGCTTCGTCCTGGGCGCGACCGCGGGCCGCACGACGCTGACCGGTGAGGGCCTGCAGCATGCGGACGGCCACTCCCAGCTGCTGGCCTCGACGAACCCGGGCTGTGTCGCGTACGACCCGGCCTTCGGTTTCGAGATCGCGCACATCGTCGAGGACGGTCTGCGCCGGATGTACGGCTCCTCCGAGGAGCACCCGCACGGCGAGGACGTCTTCTACTACCTCACCGTCTACAACGAGCCGATCCAGCACCCGGCCGAGCCCGAGAACGTCGACGCCGAGGGCATCCTCAAGGGCATCTACCGCTTCAAGGCGGGCGAGGCCGGTGCGATCCCCGCTCAGATCATGGCCTCGGGTGTGGCCGTGCCATGGGCGGTCGAGGCGCAGAAGATCCTCGCCGAGGAGTGGAACGTACGCGCCGACGTGTGGTCGGCGACGTCCTGGAACGAACTGCGCCGCGAGGCCGTCGAGGTCGAGCAGCACAACCTCCTGCACCCCGAGGAGGAGCAGCGCGTCCCCTACGTAACGCAGAAGCTCTCCGGCGCCGAGGGCCCGTTCGTGGCCGTCTCGGACTGGATGCGCTCGGTCCCGGACCAGATCTCGCGCTGGGTTCCCGGCACCTACCAGTCGCTGGGTGCCGACGGCTTCGGCTTCGCGGACACCCGGGGCGCGGCGCGGCGCTTCTTCCACATCGACCCGCAGTCGATCGTCCTCGCCGTGCTCACCGAACTCGCGCGTGAGGGCAAGGTCGACCGCTCGGTTCTGAAGCAGGCGGTGGACCGCTACCAGCTGCTCGACGTGGCCGCGGCGGACCCGGGCGCGGCCGGCGGCGACGCGTAGCACCTGTCGGCGTGAAGGCGGCGGGACCCGGCCGGGTCCCGCCGCCTTCACGCGTCTCTAGCATGCAGGCATGAAGCAGCGAACAGCGCAGGTCCGCTGGGAACAGCGCATGCAGACCCCCCTTCTGGTGCTCGCCGTCGCGTTCGGCCTCGCGTACGCCGCGCCGATCGTGGCGCCCGACGCCAACGGGTGGGTGATAACGCTCTGCACGATCACCGAGTGGGTGGTGTGGGGGACCTTCGCCGTCGACTACCTCGTACGGCTGGCGCTGGCACCGGCCAAGTGGCTTTTCGCACGCAAGCATCCGCTGGACCTGGTGGCGGTGGTGCTGCCGCTGGTGCAGCCGCTGCGCCTGCTGCGGGTCGTCTCGACGCTGCTGCTGGTGGGCCGCCGGGCCAGGATGGCACCGCAGATCACTCTGACGACGTATGTCGGTGGCGCGGTGGTGGGGCTGATGATGTTCGGCTCGCTTGCCGTACTGCATGTGGAGAGGGACGCGCCGAACGGGAACATCAAGACGCTCGGTGATGCGGTGTGGTGGTCGTTCACCACGATGACGACGGTCGGGTACGGCGATCATGCGCCGACGACGGGTCTGGGGCGGGTGCTCGCGGTCGGGCTGATGATTTCGGGGATCGCGCTGCTCGGTGTCGTCACCGCCAATATCGCGGCATGGTTCATCTCCCGCTTCGAGCGGGACGACGCCGAGGAACGCAAGCAGACGGCGCTGCTCCAGGCGCTGGCGGCGGAAGTGCGGGCGCTGCGGGAGCAGGTGGCCGCGCTGTCACAGGCCGGGGCGGTCACGGAGCTTCCTGCAACGGCGGTGCAGGCGGAAGCCGGGGCGGGCGCCATGCCCACCCCGGCCGGTCTGTCCGACGAGCCTGCGGTGCGTGGCTGACGATCACCACATCCCGCTTGCGGGAACCGTGGCTCCCGCGAGCCAGACGATCGCCAGCAGGGTGTCGATGCCGCCGAGCACGACTGCCGCCAGTGCCGGGACCGGCTGTGCACCGTTCCAGCGGCGGCCCATACCGAGCCATCCGCAGACGATCGCGATCGGGCCGAGGACGATCCCCAGCACGAAGAAACCGGCGATCGCACAGATCAGGCCGATGATTCCGAGTGCCGCGCGATCCGGCCCGCTCCTCGACCAGTTCCGGCCGCGTGAGCGGGGGTGCCTGCGCGTTGTGTGTCCGAAGCCCGCCATCATCACTCCTCGAGTCGTCGAATCGGGGCTCGGAGAGCGGGTACCCCGCTTCAGCGTTCCCAGACCTTGAACGCCCTGACCCGGTACGGGGATTGGGGCACCCAGGTGCCATCGCCCGGGTAGGTCTCGAACTCGCCGGTCTCCTCGCACTCCTGCGACTGGTACGTGGTGACCGGCCGCCCGGTCCGGTTGGCGAGTGCCTCGGCGCTGGTGCCGGGCGGCAGCGGAACACAGCTCTCGACATCGGTGCCGTAGAGCTCATGGACCTGGCGGATGCCCTTGAAGTCCCCTTTCTCCCACAGGCACAACTCGCCCACCGCGCACTCCCCGAGGCGGGGTGGCGCGGCGGCAGCCGTCTGCGGCGCCAGTAGGGCTGCGGCCAGGACTCCGGCCGTGAAGATCATGCGCATGTCGGTAACCCCCGTGTCGTACTGATCACTTGACCGCAGCGTGACCGGAGGCCGGCGGCCGGGGGAAGGGCGTTCGATGCACGTCACCCTGATAGGCGACAGTCCCGGCGGGTGGGAGCGGGGCGGGGCGCACCCCAAACCGGGTGACCGCAGCGGCGCGCCCGCGCACGGAATGTGACGACATTCCCTTCGTACTCTCTTCGGACACGTGATCTGCCTCACGGTCTTCGCGAGCCGCCTCGCGCGTCTCCTAGGGTGTCCCGCAGTGACTTCCTTCGACTCCTCCCCCACCCTCACCGCCTGGCGCGCCCTGCTCGCGCTCGCGGTCGTGTTCATGATGCTGGCGACCACCGGCTGGACCGCAGTACGACATCAGAGCGGTCCCCGCGACGGTCTCGAGGCTGAGCTCGCGGGCTGGGCCAAGGCCCGGGTCGGGGTGCGGGCGCTGCCCGATCCGGATTCACCGCCGCAGCGCCTCGCCGCGTTCTTCGGTTCCATCGGCAGCACGCAGCGGGCCCGTCTCGCCGACCGGTACCCCCTCCTCGTCGGCAATCTCAACGGGGCTCCGGTCACCCTGCGCTACCGCGCCAACCGCAAGGCCCTCGCGCTCTCGCTGACGGAGGAGCGCAAGCGCGCGAAGGACGTCAACCTGACCACGGCCGGCCATCACCAGGCCGTCCGCCGTATGCACCGCTTCGAGGCACTCATGAGCCCCGAGCGGCAGATCCTCGCCTTCGATCCGTCCGGTCCCGGCAAGGTCGCCGAGGTGCTCGGCGACCTCGACCGGGCCCAGCGGGTGTCGGTGATCGTCCCAGGCGTCGACACCAATCTGCTCACCTTCCAGAGGACCTCGCGCAAGTACACCGCGCCGGCGGGCATGGCGGAGTCCCTGTACGCCGCCGAGCGGGCCGCGTCCCCGCGTACGCGTACGGCGGTCATCGCGTGGGCCGACTACACCGCACCCGCCGGTATCGGCATGGACTCGGCCACGGGCCGCCGCGCCGAGGACGGTGCGGTGCGCCTGGCCGCACTCACGGGCGCGCTGCCCGGCCGCTCCAAGATCGCGCTGTTCTGCCACAGTTACGGCTCCGTCGTGTGCGGTGTCGCCGCGCGCCATCTGCCCGCCCGCGTGCGTGATGTGGCGGTGGCCGGCAGCCCCGGCATGCGCGCCGAGAACGTGGCCGGGCTCCACGCCCGGGCCCGCGTCTGGGCGATGCGGGATCGGGACGACTGGATCCAGGACGTGCCGCATCTGGCGGTCGGCGGCCTCGGCCACGGCGAGGACCCGGTCACCCCGGAGTTCGGCGCGCGGGTGCTGTCCGCGGCGGACGCGGTCGGTCACACCGGCTATTTCGAGCCGGGTACGGAGAGCGTCAGCAACTTCGCCGAGATAGGCGTCGGTTCCTACGACGGAGTGACCTGTCACAGCGGCGACGACACGTGCCGCAGTGGTATTTACGGCAACGAAGCGGCCTGACGCGCGTAGAGCATCGTGGCCGGGCCTGAGCACCGAGGGGCGACGCGAGGGCACGCGCCGCCTACGATGAGGCGTATGGGTGATGTTCTGGCCGGAATTCAAGCCACTTGGGAGTTCGAGACCGACTCCGTGCTCATCCGCTTCGAACGGGGACTCCGCGCGCCGAAGCTGTTCCAGACGCTTCGCGAACGCCGAATCCCCCACGAGGCGTTGGCGTCGGTGACCCTCTCCCCGGGCAAGCGCGGCACGGTGGTGCTGCACGCTGCGCCCAGACCCGGTGCCGATCCGCTGATGGATGCCGCGGCCGGGCAGCTGAAGGAGGGCTGCGACCCGTACCGGCTGGTGCTGCCCGCGGAGCGCGAGACACTCGCCGAGTACTACGCCGACGAACTGCGCGCCCTGCTCCCCGCCGATGCCGAAACCCCGGCCGAGCGGTACGCCGTGGCCGCGCCCGAGGGCCCGATGCACTTCAAGGCGTACGACGGAAAGGCCTTCTTCGACGGCTCGATGGTCTCGTTCCGCTGGTCCCGGACGGCCGCGTCGTCCGCCAAGTGGCGGGCGGGCGACCAGAGTTTCCCGGTGACGGAGCTGAGCGGCCTGGAGTGGCGCTCGCCGGAGGCGTTCGACGGGTATCTGAGGCTGCTGCGCCACGGTGACGATCCGGGTGACGAGTCGGCCGCGCCCAGGCAGGTGGACCAGGATCCTGCGTCGGTGCTCTTCGGGGTGAGCCGCGGGCCGGTGCACGAGTCGCTGCCCTTCGCCGCGGCGGTGCTGGAGTCCGTACGCAACAGTGGCTCCGCGCCGGTGATGGCGCTGCGGGCGGGGCGGCGCGACCCGGCGGACATCGCCGAGCGGATACGGCACCTCGGGGAGCTGCACCAGGCGGGCCTGGTGACGGACGAGGAGTTCAGCACCAAGAAGGCACAGCTGCTCGCGGAGCTGTGAGTCGTGTGCGAGTGACGGAGCCCGCCGCGGCACTGCTCGCGGCGGGCAACGCTTCGGCCCGTACGGCTACTCGCGCGCCGCCGACGTCGACGACATGTCCGGGTAGCGGTCCCCCGCCACCTGCCCGGCGATCGGCTCCAGCACCACCAGCTCCTCCGCGGTCAGCTTCAGCCGGGTGGCGCCGACGTTCTCGAGCAGCCGGCTGGTCCTGCGGGTGCCCGGGATCGGCACGACGGCGAGCGAGTGCACGTCGGCCCGATGCTGCACCCACGCGAGGGCCACATGCGCCGCCGTCGCCCCGTGCGCCGCGGCGATCTTGTGGACCGGCTCCAGGAGCGCGGCGTTGGTCTTGGCGTTGTCGCCGGTGAAGCGCGGCTGGTGCCTGCGGAAGTCGCCCTGGGACAGGTCCTTGCCCGCGTCGGCGAAAGCTCCGGTGAGGAAGCCGCGGCCGAGCGGCGAGTACGGCACGAACGCGACGCCGAGCTCGGCCGCCGCGCCCACCGCGCTGCGCTCCACGTCCCGGCTGAACAGCGACCACTCCGACTGCAGCGCGGCGATCGGATGCACGGCGTGCGCCTCGCGCAGCTCGGCACCGGTGACCTCGCTCAGCCCCAGGTGCCTGACGAGGCCGCGCTCCACCAGTTCGGCCATCGCGCCGACGGACTCGGCGAGCGGCACGGCCGGGTCGCGGCGGTGCATGTAGTACAGGTCGATGACATCGGTCCTCAGCCGCCGCAGGCTCCCCTCGACGGCCTTGCGGATGTACGCCGGGTCATTGCGGACAGCCCGGAACTTCGAGTCGTCACTCCGCTCGATGGCGAACTTCGTGGCCAGGGTGATCTCGTCGCGGTGCGCTCCGACGAACGGCGCGAGAAACTCCTCGTTCGCCCCCCGCCCGTACGCGTCCGCCGTGTCGAAGAGCGTGACGCCCGCCTCCAGCGCCGCCTCCAGGGTCTCCCGGGCAGCCGCCAGGTCGGTCTCCCCGTAGAACTCGCTCATGCCCATGCAGCCCAGGCCCTGTATGCCGACCAGCGGTCCGCCGGTGCCGAGCCGCACCTGGGCGATCTTGCCGTCACTCCTCGAGAATTCAGCCATCAGGTTTCAGAGCCTCTCCGACGCCCGCCGGGCGTCCGCATAAAAGTCGATCTTGTGATCCAGCACGGCGAGCGTGTCCTGCAGCTCCGCGATGCGCCTGCGCACATCGCGCCGCGTCCGCTGCAGCAGCTCCTGCCGTGCCTCGAAGGTGTGCTCGCCCTCGCGCACCAGCTCGGCATAGCGGACCATGTCCGCGACCGGCATCCCGGTCAGCCGCAGCTTGCCGACGAAGGCGAGCCAGTCCAGATCGCGATTGGTGAAGCGCCGCTGCCCGGTGTGCGACCGGTCGACGTGCGGCATCAGCCCGATCCGCTCGTACCAGCGCAGGGTGTGCGCGGTGAGCCCGGTGAAAGCGACGACCTCGCTGATCGTGTAGCGGTCCTGGCCCTCGGGGCGGGGATGCGCAGGGGGAGCCGACTTGCAGAGGTCCACTCGTACCTGCGTGCTCTCGATCAGCGTCATGTCCTCAACGCTAAAACCTTCGAGTGCACTTCAAGCAAGCAGAAATGGATGGCAGTTTCCCGGCGACGCCCCATAACCTCCAAGACCATGAGCCTCGCACGACGCGCCACCCCCGATGACGCCGAAGAGCTGGTCCGCCTCCGCAAGGTCATGCAGGACTCGTATCTCGGGCCGTTCCGCGAGCGCGGCGTACGCAAGATCGACCTGCGGGCCTCCTCCGACGGCGAGCCCCTGTACACCTCGCTCGGCTTCGTCCGCACCCCTGATCCGGCGATGAGACTCACCCTTTAGGCTCGTACGCATGCAGAGCCTGGCGATGATCGAGAACTGGCCGGTACCGACCGCGGCGGCCGCCGTCGTACGAGCGGACGGCACCGTCGCCGGATCGCACGGCCTGCTCGCGCACCGCTTCGCGCTCGCCTCCGTCACCAAGCCGCTCACGGCCTACGCGGCGCTCGTGGCGTACGAGGAAGGGGCCATCGAGCTCGACGAACCGGCGGGCCCCGAGGGCTCCACGGTCCGTCATCTGCTCGCCCACACCTCCGGCCTGGCCTTCGACGAGCACCGCGTGACGGCCCCGCCCGGTACCCGCAGGCTGTACTCCAACGCGGGCTTCGAGGCGCTCGGCGACCACATCGCCAAGGCGACGGGCATCCCGTTCGCGGAGTATCTGCGCCAGGCCGTCCTCGAACCACTGCGCATGACGGCGACCACGCTGGAGGGCTCCCCCGCGAAGGACGGCGTCTCGACGGTCGACGACCTGGTGCGCTTCGCCGCAGAGGTGCAGGCGCCGCGGCTGCTGGACGCCCGTACCGTCCTCGAGGCCATGACGGTCGTGCACCCGGGCCTGTCAGGCATCCTTCCCGGCTACGGGCACCAGAAGCCGAACGACTGGGGTCTTGGCTTCGAGATCCGGGACTCCAAGACACCGCACTGGACGGGCAGTTCGTCCTCGCCCCGCACCTTCGGCCACTTCGGGCAGTCGGGCACGTTCCTGTGGATCGATCCGGATGCGGGCGCGGCGTGCGTGGCGCTCACGGACCGGCCCTTCGGGCAGTGGGCGATCGACGCGTGGCCGCCGTTCACGGACGCGGTGCTGGCGGAGCTGAGCTGAGTACCGGTCTCAGGACCGGTCTCAGGACCGGTCTCAGGACCGGTCTCAGGACTCGTACAGCTCCCAGAGCAGCAGCTCGGCCTGAACCACGGCGGCCAGCTCAAGGCCGTCCGCGTCCGTGATCCGCGCCGCGTCCCCCTGGGCCAACTCCGCATCGACCAGACGCACTTCGCCCCGCACCACATGCACGTACACCGCCGGCGCGTCCGGCACTGCCGTGCGCTCTCCTGGGGAGAGGCGGCGGACATGCAGCATCGCGCCCGCCTCGGGGAGTGCGTAGGGCGTCGAGTCCGCGATACCGCGCACGATCTCGTACGCGGGATCGCCGCCCGGCGTCAGCGGAGCAAGCCACATCTGCACGAAGGTCAGCGGCACGTCCGCGTCATTGCGCTCCACATGACGCACGCCGTCCGCGGAGCTGAGCCGCTGGACGTCGCCGGGCCGGACGACGGTCGCACGGCCCGTCGAGTCGCGATGGGTCAGCTCGCCCTCGACGACCCAGGTGACGATCTCGGTGTGGCTGTGCGGATGCTCGTCGAACCCGGCACCGGGATCGAGACGCTCCTCGTTGCAGGCGAGGATCGCACCGAATCGCAGGTTGTCGGGGTCGTAGTGCTGCCCGAAGGAGAAGGCGTGCAGGGACTCGATGCCCGAGGCGGGATCGCCGCCGCGGAAGCGGTCGGCGGAGCGCCGTACGTCAATCACGACTCCCACCGTAGACCCGGGAAGGGGGCCCGATGCGCGTACCGGAGCCCCGCCACTCCGCTCAGCCGTCCCGATAAGGCAATCTTGTCCCCGTGCCCGAACCTGCAGCGAACTCCGCCCACCCGCATACCGCGACCCTGCGCCGTCTGGAGCAGTCCTCCGGCCGGCTCGCCGCGAACGCCATCGCACGCATGGACGAGACGCTGCCGTGGTACCGCGCGATGCCCCCGGAGAACCGGTCGTGGATCGGCCTTGTCGCCCAGGCCGGTATCGCCGCGTTCACCGAGTGGTTCCGGCATCCGGAGACCCCGCAGGCGATCTCGACCGACGTCTTCGGCACGGCTCCGCGCGAGCTGACCCGCGCGATCACCCTGCGCCAGACCGTCGAGATGGTGCGCACCACCATCGAGGTCATGGAGGCGGCGATCGAGGAGGTCGCGGCGCCCGGTGACGAGTCCGTACTGCGCGAGGCCCTGCTCGTCTACGCACGCGAGATCGCCTTCGCGACCGCGCAGGTGTACGCGCAGGCCGCCGAGGCCCGCGGCGCCTGGGACGCCCGGCTCGAATCGCTGGTCGTCAACGCCGTACTGTCCGGCGAGGCCGACGAGGGGGCGGTGTCCCGCGCAGCCGCGCTCGGCTGGAACTCCCCCGAGCACGTCTGCGTCATCCTCGGCACCGCGCCCGACGGCGACAGCGAACTCACCGTCGAGGCCATCCGCCGGGCCGCCCGGCACGCCAAGCTCCAGGTCCTCACCGGAGTCCTCGGCGACCGGCTCGTCGTCATCGCGGGCGGCAGCGACAACCCGCTCCAGGTCGCCAAGGCCCTGATCGGGCCTTATGCCGCGGGTCCGGTGGTCGCGGGGCCCGTCGTGCCCGACCTGCTCGCCGCCACCAAGTCCGCGCAGGCCGCGGCCGCCGGGCTCAAGGCGTGTTCCGCCTGGCAGGACGCCCCCCGCCCGGTCCTCGCGGACGATCTGCTGCCGGAGCGCGCGATCGCATCGGACCCGGGCGCGCGGGAGCAATTGGTGGAGGAGATCTACAGACCGCTGGAAGAAGCGGGGTCGGCGCTTCTGGAAACCTTGAGCGTCTATCTGGAGCAGGCGAGTAGCCTCGAGGGCGCTGCAAGAATGCTCTTCGTCCACCCCAACACCGTGCGCTACCGGCTGCGACGTGTGACCGACGTCACCGGATGGTCACCCTCCGATGTTCGCTCCGCGTTCACGCTGCGGATTGCGCTCATCCTCGGGCGTCTGGCCGACGCAGATTCGCAGCCCTAGACTTTTGTCGAACACCAACAATTCCCCTGACGTTTCTTGGTCCCTGTCCCCACGGGCGGTTGGAGCCGTCCACAAGAGAAAGTGTGAGGGTGCTCGTACTCGTCGCTCCCGGCCAAGGCGCTCAGACGCCCGGCTTCCTGACTCCCTGGCTCGACCTCCCCGGCGCTGCCGACCGCATTGCGGCCTGGTCCGACGCCATCGAGCTCGACCTTGCCCACTACGGCACGAAGGCCGACGCGGACGAGATCCGCGACACCGCCGTGGCACAGCCGCTCCTCGTCGCCGCCGGCCTGCTCTCGGCCGCGGCGCTCGGTGAGGTTCGCCCCGGCGCCGTCGCAGGTCACAGCGTCGGCGAAATCACCGCGGCCACATTCGCCGGTGTCCTCGACGAGGTCGCCGCACTCGGTTTCGTCCGTACGCGCGGACTGGCCATGGCCGAGGCCGCCGCGGTCACCGAGACCGGTATGTCGGCCGTCCTCGGCGGTGACCCCGAGCAGGTCGTCGCCCATCTCGAAAGCCTCGGCCTGACCCCGGCGAACGTGAACGGAGCCGGCCAGATCGTCGCCGCAGGCACCGCCGAGCAACTGGCGGCACTGGCCGAGAACAAGCCGGAGAAGGCCCGTGTCATCGCACTGAAGGTGGCCGGCGCGTTCCACACGCACCACATGGCGCCCGCGGTCGCGGCCCTCAAGGAGGCTGCCCGGA includes:
- a CDS encoding MerR family transcriptional regulator, producing the protein MTLIESTQVRVDLCKSAPPAHPRPEGQDRYTISEVVAFTGLTAHTLRWYERIGLMPHVDRSHTGQRRFTNRDLDWLAFVGKLRLTGMPVADMVRYAELVREGEHTFEARQELLQRTRRDVRRRIAELQDTLAVLDHKIDFYADARRASERL
- a CDS encoding small hydrophobic protein, with the protein product MMAGFGHTTRRHPRSRGRNWSRSGPDRAALGIIGLICAIAGFFVLGIVLGPIAIVCGWLGMGRRWNGAQPVPALAAVVLGGIDTLLAIVWLAGATVPASGMW
- a CDS encoding potassium channel family protein, which gives rise to MKQRTAQVRWEQRMQTPLLVLAVAFGLAYAAPIVAPDANGWVITLCTITEWVVWGTFAVDYLVRLALAPAKWLFARKHPLDLVAVVLPLVQPLRLLRVVSTLLLVGRRARMAPQITLTTYVGGAVVGLMMFGSLAVLHVERDAPNGNIKTLGDAVWWSFTTMTTVGYGDHAPTTGLGRVLAVGLMISGIALLGVVTANIAAWFISRFERDDAEERKQTALLQALAAEVRALREQVAALSQAGAVTELPATAVQAEAGAGAMPTPAGLSDEPAVRG
- a CDS encoding pirin family protein: MIDVRRSADRFRGGDPASGIESLHAFSFGQHYDPDNLRFGAILACNEERLDPGAGFDEHPHSHTEIVTWVVEGELTHRDSTGRATVVRPGDVQRLSSADGVRHVERNDADVPLTFVQMWLAPLTPGGDPAYEIVRGIADSTPYALPEAGAMLHVRRLSPGERTAVPDAPAVYVHVVRGEVRLVDAELAQGDAARITDADGLELAAVVQAELLLWELYES
- a CDS encoding serine hydrolase is translated as MQSLAMIENWPVPTAAAAVVRADGTVAGSHGLLAHRFALASVTKPLTAYAALVAYEEGAIELDEPAGPEGSTVRHLLAHTSGLAFDEHRVTAPPGTRRLYSNAGFEALGDHIAKATGIPFAEYLRQAVLEPLRMTATTLEGSPAKDGVSTVDDLVRFAAEVQAPRLLDARTVLEAMTVVHPGLSGILPGYGHQKPNDWGLGFEIRDSKTPHWTGSSSSPRTFGHFGQSGTFLWIDPDAGAACVALTDRPFGQWAIDAWPPFTDAVLAELS
- a CDS encoding alpha/beta hydrolase, with translation MTSFDSSPTLTAWRALLALAVVFMMLATTGWTAVRHQSGPRDGLEAELAGWAKARVGVRALPDPDSPPQRLAAFFGSIGSTQRARLADRYPLLVGNLNGAPVTLRYRANRKALALSLTEERKRAKDVNLTTAGHHQAVRRMHRFEALMSPERQILAFDPSGPGKVAEVLGDLDRAQRVSVIVPGVDTNLLTFQRTSRKYTAPAGMAESLYAAERAASPRTRTAVIAWADYTAPAGIGMDSATGRRAEDGAVRLAALTGALPGRSKIALFCHSYGSVVCGVAARHLPARVRDVAVAGSPGMRAENVAGLHARARVWAMRDRDDWIQDVPHLAVGGLGHGEDPVTPEFGARVLSAADAVGHTGYFEPGTESVSNFAEIGVGSYDGVTCHSGDDTCRSGIYGNEAA
- the aceE gene encoding pyruvate dehydrogenase (acetyl-transferring), homodimeric type — protein: MASGSDRNPIIIGGLPSQVPDFDPEETQEWLDSLDAAVDERGRERARYLMLRLIERAREKRVAVPEMRSTDYVNTIATKDEPFFPGNEEIERKVLNATRWNAAVMVSRAQRPGIGVGGHIATFASSASLYDVGFNHFFRGKDQGDGGDQIFFQGHASPGIYARAFMLDRLSEGNLDAFRQEKSKAPDGLSSYPHPRLMPDFWEFPTVSMGLGPIGAIFQARMNRYMEARGIADTSRSHVWAFLGDGEMDEPESLGQLSIAAREGLDNLTFVVNCNLQRLDGPVRGNGKIIQELESQFRGAGWNVIKLVWDRSWDPLLAQDRDGVLVNKLNTTPDGQFQTYATETGAYIRQHFFGEDHRLRAMVENMTDDQILHLGRGGHDHKKVYAAYAAAKAHAGQPTVILAQTVKGWTLGPNFEGRNATHQMKKLTVDDLKRFRDRLHIPITDQQLESGAPPYYHPGRDSEEIQYMHDRRKALGGYVPTRVVRSQPLVLPESKTYAPVKKGSGQQSIATTMAFVRLLKDLMRDKEIGKRFVLIAPDEYRTFGMDSFFPSAKIYNPLGQQYEAVDRELLLAYKESPTGQMLHDGISEAGCTASLIAAGSAYATHGEPLIPVYVFYSMFGFQRTGDQFWQMADQLARGFVLGATAGRTTLTGEGLQHADGHSQLLASTNPGCVAYDPAFGFEIAHIVEDGLRRMYGSSEEHPHGEDVFYYLTVYNEPIQHPAEPENVDAEGILKGIYRFKAGEAGAIPAQIMASGVAVPWAVEAQKILAEEWNVRADVWSATSWNELRREAVEVEQHNLLHPEEEQRVPYVTQKLSGAEGPFVAVSDWMRSVPDQISRWVPGTYQSLGADGFGFADTRGAARRFFHIDPQSIVLAVLTELAREGKVDRSVLKQAVDRYQLLDVAAADPGAAGGDA
- a CDS encoding CdaR family transcriptional regulator, translating into MPEPAANSAHPHTATLRRLEQSSGRLAANAIARMDETLPWYRAMPPENRSWIGLVAQAGIAAFTEWFRHPETPQAISTDVFGTAPRELTRAITLRQTVEMVRTTIEVMEAAIEEVAAPGDESVLREALLVYAREIAFATAQVYAQAAEARGAWDARLESLVVNAVLSGEADEGAVSRAAALGWNSPEHVCVILGTAPDGDSELTVEAIRRAARHAKLQVLTGVLGDRLVVIAGGSDNPLQVAKALIGPYAAGPVVAGPVVPDLLAATKSAQAAAAGLKACSAWQDAPRPVLADDLLPERAIASDPGAREQLVEEIYRPLEEAGSALLETLSVYLEQASSLEGAARMLFVHPNTVRYRLRRVTDVTGWSPSDVRSAFTLRIALILGRLADADSQP
- a CDS encoding peptidase inhibitor family I36 protein; this encodes MRMIFTAGVLAAALLAPQTAAAAPPRLGECAVGELCLWEKGDFKGIRQVHELYGTDVESCVPLPPGTSAEALANRTGRPVTTYQSQECEETGEFETYPGDGTWVPQSPYRVRAFKVWER
- a CDS encoding DUF4429 domain-containing protein gives rise to the protein MGDVLAGIQATWEFETDSVLIRFERGLRAPKLFQTLRERRIPHEALASVTLSPGKRGTVVLHAAPRPGADPLMDAAAGQLKEGCDPYRLVLPAERETLAEYYADELRALLPADAETPAERYAVAAPEGPMHFKAYDGKAFFDGSMVSFRWSRTAASSAKWRAGDQSFPVTELSGLEWRSPEAFDGYLRLLRHGDDPGDESAAPRQVDQDPASVLFGVSRGPVHESLPFAAAVLESVRNSGSAPVMALRAGRRDPADIAERIRHLGELHQAGLVTDEEFSTKKAQLLAEL
- a CDS encoding aldo/keto reductase, giving the protein MAEFSRSDGKIAQVRLGTGGPLVGIQGLGCMGMSEFYGETDLAAARETLEAALEAGVTLFDTADAYGRGANEEFLAPFVGAHRDEITLATKFAIERSDDSKFRAVRNDPAYIRKAVEGSLRRLRTDVIDLYYMHRRDPAVPLAESVGAMAELVERGLVRHLGLSEVTGAELREAHAVHPIAALQSEWSLFSRDVERSAVGAAAELGVAFVPYSPLGRGFLTGAFADAGKDLSQGDFRRHQPRFTGDNAKTNAALLEPVHKIAAAHGATAAHVALAWVQHRADVHSLAVVPIPGTRRTSRLLENVGATRLKLTAEELVVLEPIAGQVAGDRYPDMSSTSAARE